Genomic window (Gimesia sp.):
GGGACGAGTCCGGATCCGGAACGGGTTATACATGCCCACCGTCACGGCCCTGAATCACAACCCCAGGATCAAAGCGTTCTACAAACGGCTCGTGGAAAATGGAAAGCCCAAAATGGTGGCGCTGGTCGCTGCGATGCGAAAGCTACTCATCATTATCAACACCATGGTAAAGGAAGGGAAAAAATGGGAGGCTAACGTGATAAATTTCTGATTTTTTAAGACAGTCGCTACTACTTTATTAGTGTTGAAATATCACCAGGTGATCGGGGGCGAGTTGGATTTCGTTGTCCTGGATCAGGGGCTCTGATACCGAGGAGAGCTCAAGCGAACCTGTAAGGGGGATGCGAACGGGTTCTGCGTCCGTATCTGTGACCGGGGTGAGACGGGCGTGGATAGTGATCGTGCTCCCCTGCTCTGGCTGCAGGTATTGGAGCGTGAAAATATTGTGCTCCCGGTCAACGCTGGTCTGCAGGTGGTCAGCGGTCAGCCAACCTGCGTCGATCCCCTGTTTGCGGAAGTGGAGCAGGCTTTGATACCAGTGGAACATGTCCGGATCTCGGTGCGGGGCTTCATTCCATTTCGCTTTGAAAAACGCTTCGGCCTGCGAGGGGAGCAACGCATCCTGCCAGATATGAGGTGGGTAATCGCCTCGACGGCCGATGTCGACGGCGTCGCGGAGATGTCGATCTTCAAAGTCGACGAAGAAAGGAAACGGCGCGGAAGTTGCGAATTCTTCCCCCATGAAGATCAGCGGAATTCCAGGATATAGGAGTACCAGACCGGCGGCTGCTTTCTGGAACGGTTTGGACGTCAGATGGTGAATCCGTTTGCCGTGCGGATGGTTGCCGACGCTGTCATGGGTTTGCAATGCGATGACCAGCGACTCGAAATGCCGGCTGTCCCGTTCCCTGTCAGTGACGCGTTGTGAGTCTTTGCCGGCGAAGACGTATCCGTGAGCCAGCGACTCCACGAGGTCCGCAGTTCCGTGGTACTGACGGTGAGTCAGCGAGAGGTCCGGCAGGACGTGAGAATAGATCGAGTACATCAGGCAATCGCACCAGATGCCGTCGTAAGGAGTGCGGTCCTGATCGGGAGTGAGGAGTTCGTGGTTGTAGGCATTGGTTTCGGCGAAGAGGTGGATGGGCCAGCGTACGGTCTCCGCGAATCGTGAGACGCCCTGGCGGATGTCATCCAGGATGTCAGGGCGACTGTCATCGTACATGCAGTGCACGGCGTCGAGGCGAAGTCCATCGAGGTGAAACTCTTCGAGCCAGTAGACAGCATTATCGACGATGAACTGCCGGACGTGTTCTGATTCCGGACCATCGTAGTTGAAGGCGTCTCCCCAGGGGGTGTGATGTTTGTCGGAAAAATAGGGACCGAATTCAGAGAGGTAGTTCCCCTCCGGTCCCAGATGGTTGTAGACCACGTCCAGAATAACGGCGAGGCCGGAGCGGTGACATTCGTCAACGAAGGCGCGGAAGTCGTCAGGTGTGCCATAGGTGTTACGGACGGCGAAGAGGTCGACCCCGTCGTAGCCCCAGTTCCAGCGACCGGGAGACTGGGCGACCGGCATGATTTCCACTGCGGTGATGCCGAACTCGTTCAGTTCCGGCAGGCGTTCGATGGCCGCTCGGAACGTGCCTGCCTGGGTGAAGGTGCCGACGTGCAGTTCGTAGATCACGAGGTTTTGTTTTTCAATTCCCTGCCAGCGCTCATCGGCCCAGGGGAAGTCGCGGGGATCGATGATCTGCGAGACATTGTGGACTCCCCGCGGCTGATAACGCGAGGCGGGATCGGGGCGCGTGGTTTCTCCATCAAGGCGGTACTGATAGCAGGCATTCGTGGAGGCCTGGGGAATGGTGCCTGAATGATATCCCTGATGATCGCGCACCAGTTCGTGGCTGATGTTCGCGCTGTCGGTATTGATCTCGACATGCACCTGCTTACAATGAGGCGCCCAGACGCGGAAGTGCGTATCCCGGGAGGTCACAGGGGTGGCGCCAGGACGCGTGATTTCCGTTGGTTCGGGGGCTGCGAGTCCAAACCAGCGACAGCCTTCCAGCACTGCGGAGGTGGCGGTGGCTGAAGCGAGAAAGAGGCGGTCATCCCAACCGGATTGGCGGTGCAGGTTATAGACTCGCTGGGCCAGGCTGCGGTCGGCATTTCCGACCAGAATCGTACGGTAGCCTGCAGTGAGCGCGGCCAGGTCGTTTCCGGAGTCTCCTGAAAAGACGGTGCTGGAAGGATCGAGCTGATTCTCCTTGTGCCACCACTCGAGGGCCAGGGCCTTGGAGACGGTAGCGGGGAGCAGATCGATCAGACCATCTCCGTTAAAGGGATCGACGCTGTGAATGATCGAGTATGGGGCGTCGGTCTTGTCGAGAATCTGCTGGATGCGGTCGACTTCCTGTTCCAGCAGTGACGCGTCGGTGTAGTAACTGAGTTTGAATCTCCCCTGCTTTTCCGGTTCCTGTAAACGCAGGCCGGAAATCGGCTGCAGGAGTTCGCGGAGCTTCTCGATGGGCATCGAGGTAATGATTTGATCCTGGTAGTCCTGGTAGGCCGAGACCGGTTCAAATTCACCTGAAGTCTGGCGTTTAAAGATGGATGTGCCGACGTCGCAGATGATCCACTGCGGGATCGGCAGTTCGAACTCTTTAATCGCCTGGGAGACGGAAGCGAAGTGACGGCCCGTGACGAAGACGACGGATACATTACGGCTCTGGAACTCTGTGGTGAGAGTCTTCAGATCGGCCTGGTTTTGGGGATCCTGATTCAGGGGGATAAAGGTGCCATCCAGATCGGTGGCCAGAATCTGGGCTGCGGGATCTGTCAGCGGATTGTCTGCGCGAGACATGGGACGCTCCGTCGGTTAGACGCGATTGAGCCAGAGAATCTGGTAGGGGGCGAGCACGATGTTCTCTGAGGTCGCGTAGGTTTTGTCGTCGATCATATTCTGGAAGAATCGTCCGAGGCCAGCGGTGCGGATCTTATTTCCGTCGATTTGCTGAGGTTCCTCGGAGAAGTTGGCGAGCACGATCAGGCGGTTGCCTTCATTGATGCGGATGTAGCCCAGCACGTGTTCGTTGGTAAGCGCGATGAGGTCCATCTCCTGACCCGCGAGGGCCGGCAGCGATTTGCGGAGAGCGATCAGCTTCTGGGTGGTGCAGTAAATGTGGGTGCGGATGGAGCCGTTGCCCGCGTTGCGGTGGTCGTCAAGTTCTTCGAGGAATTCCCACTGCATTTTGGGGCGATGGATCCAGCGGGAGTCGCCGGCCTTGGCGGGATCTTTGACGAAATCGTAATCGTTGAGCATGCCCCACTCTTCGCCGAGGTAGAGTAGTGGAATGCCACCGATACTCAGTGAGACCCCGTGCAGGAGCAACATGCGTCGCAGAGCGAGTTCCTTCTTCTCCTCGTCGTCTTCCTCAATGGCCTGTTCCAGTCCGGCGAGCGACGCCATGGTTCCCGAGATGCGCATGTCGCCAGTCTCGAAGTTTTCCTGAAAAGGAACGCCGCGCGCGAAGGAGCCCGGAAACTGACCGGTGTAGAAGTCGTTAAGGAATTTACGATGATCATAGGCGTTGATGCCGATGGCCTGGGCATCGGCGTCGTCGAAGGTCCAGCCGATGTCGTCGTGGCAGCGGAGGTAGTTGACCCAGGCAGTGTTGCGGGGCAGTCGATAACGGTGGCTGAGGGTCTGCACCAGGAGATTGACTTTGCGGGTGGCCAGCGATTCCCAGAGGAGCGCCATCAGTGTGGGGTTGTAAGAGATCTGACACTCGTGCTCGCTGATGTACTTGACGACGTCGTCGGGATGTACGATGGCTTCGGACTTGAACAGCAGACCGGGGGTGGCGATGCGGGCCAGGCGGTTGAAGGCCTGGATCAGAGTGTGTGCCTGCGGGAGATTCTCACAGCTGGTTCCCATCTGTTTCCAGATAAAGGCGACCGCGTCCAGGCGGAGGATGTCGATACCCGTGTTGGCGATGAAGAACATCTCTTCGAGCATGGCGCGAAAGACCGCGGGGTTGGTGTAGTTCAGATCCCACTGGAAGCTGTTAAATGTGGTCCAGACCCACTGCTGCATTCCGTCGTGCCAGGTGAAGTTCCCGCGACGCACGGTGGGAAAGATTTCGCGGAGGGTCCGTTCGTATTTCTCCGGTTCGGTGCGGTCCGGGAAGATGTAGTAGTACTCCTGAAACTCACGGTTCCCGGCTTGCGCGAGGCGCGCCCATTCGTGGTCGTCCGCGGTGTGGTTAAAGACGAAATCGAGGACAAGCGAGATGCCTGCTTTCCGCAGGTCGGCAGCGAACAGACGTAAATCGTCAATCGTCCCGAGACGGGGATCGACAGAGCGATACGTACTGATTGCGTAACCGCCGTCGTTATTGCCGGGGCGGACTGCGAATAAGGGCATCAGGTGCAGATAAGTCAGACCGAGATCTTTAAAGTAGCCCACATGCTCGCGAAGTTTGCTGAGGTTCTCCCCGAATAGATCGACGTAGAGTGCCCCTCCGTTGATGCGTTCGGACTGGAACCAGTTGGGTTCGTTGATCCGATGCCGGTCCAGTTCGCAGAGTTCTTCTCTCCGTTCCGCCCACGCTCGGGCTGCGGTGAGCAGCACGTGTTCGATGTGGAAGAAGAAGTCGTAACGGTTGTGATAGAGTTCGAACAGCAGACGGAACAACGGGCGCCAGTGCTCGTCGAGTCGCAATTCAAATTCATGCTGCCTGGCATCACTGATCTGACTCTCCTGCCAGACCTGAGCTAACCGGGGCTGCAAACGTTGCAGGGTCAGATCTGCCTTGAAGTCAATCTCATCCTGTGTCTTGCTCATTCGATCCGATCGTTGGGAATGGTAATCTTATCTAAGAAGTTGTAGTACTTGATTCCTTCGAGGATGCCTGCAGCGTGGGTTGCCTGCGCGAAGTAGACGCGGGGTCGATTACGCAGACGTTCCAGCTCTTCGCTGTGGTTGCCGACGACGACTCCCAGGGTGCGTCCCAGCAGCATTCCCGCGTCATTTCCGGAATCGCCAGAGACAAGAACGTGTTCGGGAGCGAAGCCCCATTTCCAGAGCACGTGCCTCATTGACAGGTCGCTGCCCCCCCGCACGGGGATGACATCCAGGTACATGCCGAGCGACATCACAACCTTAGCACGTAATCCTGCTTCCCGGAGAATTTTTTTGATTTCCGAGAGGCTGGGGCTGAGACTGGTATCAATTTCATAACTGATTTTGAATTCTGACTGATGTTCTTCGATTTGCGGGAAAAATCCGGGGAGTGAATCCAGCACTTCGCGAATTTTCTCGGGTTGCCAGGCGTAATCGATTGATTTACGCCAGCTGAGGTCGGGAGTGAGATTCTCGCCGTAGTGTAACTGTGTTCCCGCGTCCGTATCAATCAGGTCCGGCTGAGGGAGCCCCAACTCCTGGATCAGTTCCATGGCACTGTCCAGACGTCGGCCCGTCGCAATTCCAAAACCAATATGATCATTCGCACGGATGAGTTCGATGAACTCCTGCAATGCCTCGTCATCTCCCGTCAGTGTATTGTCCAGATCGGTGATAATCAACCGGTCAAATTCGGGAAGACGACGCGAGGTCGATTTGTCGGCCAGCACGGGGGCGGGAGAGTGCTCCAGGATATCCTGCAGGTCCCTCAAGTAACGCTGCGCGTGGTTATTCCAGGAGTAATGTTCACGGGTGCCTGCGATCCCGTTTGTGGACCAGTCAGACCACTGCTCCGGCTCAGTAAGGGCGCGGAGTAGTGCGTGTTCGATGGCTTCTTTATCCAGAGGATCGACAAGCAGGCCGTTCTGGCAGTTGGCGATTATGTCCCGCGGTCCTCCATCGTTGGTGGCGACGACGGGGAGCCCTGTGGCACCGGCTTCAAGCAGTGTGAGTCCGAACGGCTCCGTCAGGGCGGGATTGATGAAGACCCCCTTCAAAGATGTAGCGAGCCGGTAGAGCTCAGGGACATCACTCGGCGTATGGGATTTAGGGTACGCGACCTTCCCATACAGGTTATAGCGGTCAACCAGGTAGAGCACGCGGTTGATGATGGTCCGCTGCGATTTGGGCAGATCGCGGAGGTCATCGCGAGTTCCCATGACCATCACGAGGTTGGCTTTCTCCTGCAGCTGTTCGCTTTCGCCGTAAACCTTGACCAGCATTTCCAGGTTTTTGCGTTCATCCGGTCGCGCCATGGTGAGGATCATTGGCTTGTCCGGCTCGCGCAGGAAGGGTTTCAGCTCTTCGGCGAATGCAGGTATTTTCCAGTCAGGTTTCGCAGGAGAAAATGACGAGAGATCCACGCCGGGAGGGATGACTTCCATCCGGGCGGGTTCATAGTGGTCGTAGAGTTCGTATTGCTGCTGGACTTCCTGGTTCGTGCTGGTGACTACCATGGAAGCGGTTTCCAATGCGAGTTCTTCCGCTTCGATGCGTGCGGTGAACTTGTAGCGGTTTTCCAGTTTATCCATTGATTCCGGATCAGTTTTCCCCAGTGAGAGTCGCTGGCGTTTGACCCGTCCCAGTGAATGTCCAGTAAAGACATAAGGAATGTGCAGCAGTCGGGCCAACTGGGCTCCCGCTACGCCAGCGTCCGCGTAATGTCCGTGAATGATGTCAGGCAGACCCGTGCGACGGAAGTGCTGCAGCGTCTGGTCGATAAACAGTTCCAGGTACGGCCAGAGCGATTCTTTACGCAGATAACGTTTGGGGCCGAACGGGACGCGGACGATCTTTGCGTTCTCAGAAATTGGTTCTTCAACCTGCGCGTAAGCGTCATCGACTTTGGGGTCAATGATCTGGCGGGTGAGTACCTCGACTTCTTTAACGCGCGAGTGAGCGGCGAGTTCTTTGGCCAGTTCCAGTACGTATTTGACCTGGCCGCCGGTATCCGCATCGCGGCCCAGTTCGGGATCGTGTGCCCGAATCAAACCGTGCAGACTGATGAGCGTAATTTTCAGATCACCGCGTCTCGCAGAGGCAATGCCTGCCCCACGAGGATCAACGACTGCGTCTGAAAAGGGTTCATTTAATACGTTATGGCTCATTGAGTTCATCCTGTTAAATTCTATTCCTGAGTTAGGGGCCCGCTGCGATGTCGCAATCCTGAATAACGGGAGTGATGGTAAGAGGTTCGCGTGAAAACGTGTCGGCGGGAGCGCGGCGAAAAAGTCGTTCGCCGATTTTGAATAACGTCAAAGTCGGCTCTGTTGAGTGGAGATATCAGTCGAGCAGGTCCGGTCGCTGAGCGACCACATTGGTCGCCAGCCAACCACCCGGGGATATCTCCTGCTGGGGCGAGTACAATCAAAACGGGTTTGTTAATTGCTTTCTCCTGAATGGTCATCCTGAGTCCAATGTACTGGGAATTAACTATGCAAAGGGCATGCCGAACCGGGGGGTAGAGGTCCAGCAGTGATGAGACATATCTGGCCCAAAATAAGTGCCACAGTTGTCTCATATGTGTGCGTGATGATATAATGGGAAACGCGTGTCGCATTTGCGAGTGAGAAATCGACCGTCGATTTCTCTGTAAATTCAGTCTCGTGCTCGCTGAATTCACCGCAAATAGTGGCCGGGAGGTGTCTCATGGAAAAACCTTTGCTCGTCTGTACGTTATCGAAACGTCAGGCCAGGACAGCCCTGGAGTCTGAAGGCTGCGATCTGCTGGTGGTCTCCTCTGCCGAGCAGATTCTGTCGACGGAATTCCCTCGCTCGCCCCGTTTGTTTTTGATGACGGCGACTGCAGAGAACCTGGAAGAAGTTCTGGGCGTCATCAGCGTTTTGCGCAATCAATGGCCACTGACGGACATTCTGATCTGGGCACCGGTTATCGAGAATGAGCAGGTCCGTATCTTGTTTCAGTCAGGCGTGAGGGATGTATGTCTGTCTCAGTCCGTGGAGCAACTGCAGCAGTTGGTGAAAGAGACGCTCGAGAATCAGCAGTTTCTGCCCCGCATGCACGATCTGAGTCATCAGCGGAAAAAAGGGGCGCGTTTTGAATCGATGCTCAGTCGCAGCCTGGCGATGTGGGATCTGTTCGAACTCTGCACGCGTGTGGCACCGACGGATGCGACCGTTTTGATCGTGGGAGAGACGGGGACCGGTAAAGAACTGCTGGCGCGAGCCGTACATCGTCGTTCGGGAAGATCGGGGCGTTTTGTCGCTGCGAATTGTGCGAGTATTCCTGCGGAACTGATCAACTCCGAACTGTTCGGTCATGAGAAAGGAGCCTTCACCGGTGCGGAACGGGCCAAGAAAGGTCTGGTGATGCATGCGAATGGAGGGACACTGTTTCTGGATGAAATTGGCGATATGCCTCCGGAAGCACAGCTGTGCCTGCTGCGGATGCTGCAGGAAAAACGGATTCGGCCTGTGGGCAGTCAGTCTGAAGTCGAGATTGATGTGCGGATCGTGGCGGCAACGAATGTACTGCTGGACCTGGCTGTCCGCGAGGGACGATTTCGCGAGGATCTGTTTTACCGACTCGATGTGATCCGCGTGAATGTGCCTCCACTGCGTCAGCGTCCGGAAGATATCTTTCTGTTGTTCGGCCATTTCACC
Coding sequences:
- the treZ gene encoding malto-oligosyltrehalose trehalohydrolase, which codes for MSRADNPLTDPAAQILATDLDGTFIPLNQDPQNQADLKTLTTEFQSRNVSVVFVTGRHFASVSQAIKEFELPIPQWIICDVGTSIFKRQTSGEFEPVSAYQDYQDQIITSMPIEKLRELLQPISGLRLQEPEKQGRFKLSYYTDASLLEQEVDRIQQILDKTDAPYSIIHSVDPFNGDGLIDLLPATVSKALALEWWHKENQLDPSSTVFSGDSGNDLAALTAGYRTILVGNADRSLAQRVYNLHRQSGWDDRLFLASATATSAVLEGCRWFGLAAPEPTEITRPGATPVTSRDTHFRVWAPHCKQVHVEINTDSANISHELVRDHQGYHSGTIPQASTNACYQYRLDGETTRPDPASRYQPRGVHNVSQIIDPRDFPWADERWQGIEKQNLVIYELHVGTFTQAGTFRAAIERLPELNEFGITAVEIMPVAQSPGRWNWGYDGVDLFAVRNTYGTPDDFRAFVDECHRSGLAVILDVVYNHLGPEGNYLSEFGPYFSDKHHTPWGDAFNYDGPESEHVRQFIVDNAVYWLEEFHLDGLRLDAVHCMYDDSRPDILDDIRQGVSRFAETVRWPIHLFAETNAYNHELLTPDQDRTPYDGIWCDCLMYSIYSHVLPDLSLTHRQYHGTADLVESLAHGYVFAGKDSQRVTDRERDSRHFESLVIALQTHDSVGNHPHGKRIHHLTSKPFQKAAAGLVLLYPGIPLIFMGEEFATSAPFPFFVDFEDRHLRDAVDIGRRGDYPPHIWQDALLPSQAEAFFKAKWNEAPHRDPDMFHWYQSLLHFRKQGIDAGWLTADHLQTSVDREHNIFTLQYLQPEQGSTITIHARLTPVTDTDAEPVRIPLTGSLELSSVSEPLIQDNEIQLAPDHLVIFQH
- a CDS encoding alpha-amylase family glycosyl hydrolase; its protein translation is MSKTQDEIDFKADLTLQRLQPRLAQVWQESQISDARQHEFELRLDEHWRPLFRLLFELYHNRYDFFFHIEHVLLTAARAWAERREELCELDRHRINEPNWFQSERINGGALYVDLFGENLSKLREHVGYFKDLGLTYLHLMPLFAVRPGNNDGGYAISTYRSVDPRLGTIDDLRLFAADLRKAGISLVLDFVFNHTADDHEWARLAQAGNREFQEYYYIFPDRTEPEKYERTLREIFPTVRRGNFTWHDGMQQWVWTTFNSFQWDLNYTNPAVFRAMLEEMFFIANTGIDILRLDAVAFIWKQMGTSCENLPQAHTLIQAFNRLARIATPGLLFKSEAIVHPDDVVKYISEHECQISYNPTLMALLWESLATRKVNLLVQTLSHRYRLPRNTAWVNYLRCHDDIGWTFDDADAQAIGINAYDHRKFLNDFYTGQFPGSFARGVPFQENFETGDMRISGTMASLAGLEQAIEEDDEEKKELALRRMLLLHGVSLSIGGIPLLYLGEEWGMLNDYDFVKDPAKAGDSRWIHRPKMQWEFLEELDDHRNAGNGSIRTHIYCTTQKLIALRKSLPALAGQEMDLIALTNEHVLGYIRINEGNRLIVLANFSEEPQQIDGNKIRTAGLGRFFQNMIDDKTYATSENIVLAPYQILWLNRV
- a CDS encoding HAD-IIB family hydrolase is translated as MSHNVLNEPFSDAVVDPRGAGIASARRGDLKITLISLHGLIRAHDPELGRDADTGGQVKYVLELAKELAAHSRVKEVEVLTRQIIDPKVDDAYAQVEEPISENAKIVRVPFGPKRYLRKESLWPYLELFIDQTLQHFRRTGLPDIIHGHYADAGVAGAQLARLLHIPYVFTGHSLGRVKRQRLSLGKTDPESMDKLENRYKFTARIEAEELALETASMVVTSTNQEVQQQYELYDHYEPARMEVIPPGVDLSSFSPAKPDWKIPAFAEELKPFLREPDKPMILTMARPDERKNLEMLVKVYGESEQLQEKANLVMVMGTRDDLRDLPKSQRTIINRVLYLVDRYNLYGKVAYPKSHTPSDVPELYRLATSLKGVFINPALTEPFGLTLLEAGATGLPVVATNDGGPRDIIANCQNGLLVDPLDKEAIEHALLRALTEPEQWSDWSTNGIAGTREHYSWNNHAQRYLRDLQDILEHSPAPVLADKSTSRRLPEFDRLIITDLDNTLTGDDEALQEFIELIRANDHIGFGIATGRRLDSAMELIQELGLPQPDLIDTDAGTQLHYGENLTPDLSWRKSIDYAWQPEKIREVLDSLPGFFPQIEEHQSEFKISYEIDTSLSPSLSEIKKILREAGLRAKVVMSLGMYLDVIPVRGGSDLSMRHVLWKWGFAPEHVLVSGDSGNDAGMLLGRTLGVVVGNHSEELERLRNRPRVYFAQATHAAGILEGIKYYNFLDKITIPNDRIE
- a CDS encoding sigma-54 dependent transcriptional regulator; translation: MEKPLLVCTLSKRQARTALESEGCDLLVVSSAEQILSTEFPRSPRLFLMTATAENLEEVLGVISVLRNQWPLTDILIWAPVIENEQVRILFQSGVRDVCLSQSVEQLQQLVKETLENQQFLPRMHDLSHQRKKGARFESMLSRSLAMWDLFELCTRVAPTDATVLIVGETGTGKELLARAVHRRSGRSGRFVAANCASIPAELINSELFGHEKGAFTGAERAKKGLVMHANGGTLFLDEIGDMPPEAQLCLLRMLQEKRIRPVGSQSEVEIDVRIVAATNVLLDLAVREGRFREDLFYRLDVIRVNVPPLRQRPEDIFLLFGHFTKRLARHYGLEPPVFTDSFLDALLDYEWPGNVRQLENFSERLVLARFPSALTARDFARLRSTNLAETGQTLEHKQQAVWRKSIDASRTLQENLEPVIEQLEREYLRAKLKQNSGRVAETADAAGISRRTLLRKMKQYGIEKQDFKD